One part of the Bradyrhizobium sp. CB1650 genome encodes these proteins:
- a CDS encoding oligopeptide/dipeptide ABC transporter ATP-binding protein produces the protein MTAAAQPLLDVKNLVQRYTLPRESLFRPPSQVHALNGVSVEVAAGKSLGVVGESGSGKSTFARLVMALERPTSGQVALLGRDLNRIPAEELRRARRDFQMVFQDPYGSLDPRQTIARIVAEPLTVLEETDRSELRARVSAVLRQVGLRDADMDKYPHEFSGGQRQRIAIARALITQPKLIVADEPVSALDVSVQAQVLNLMQDLQEQFGLSYILISHDLAVVDYLCDEVAVMYLGRIVEQGRPEDLFERCAHPYTRALLDAVPRARADGRRRRRGAQAIASQSAAATGCPYVARCPLADQHCRDTAPPLRRIGEAHLAACHKAEAVMALPQAAMEG, from the coding sequence ATGACCGCCGCCGCGCAGCCGCTGCTCGACGTGAAAAACCTGGTGCAGCGCTACACCCTGCCGCGCGAGAGCCTGTTCCGGCCGCCGTCGCAGGTGCACGCCCTCAACGGCGTCAGCGTGGAGGTCGCGGCGGGCAAGAGCCTCGGCGTCGTCGGCGAATCCGGCTCGGGCAAGTCGACCTTCGCCCGACTGGTGATGGCGCTGGAGCGACCGACGTCGGGGCAGGTCGCGCTGCTCGGCCGCGACCTCAACCGCATCCCCGCCGAGGAGTTGCGCCGTGCCCGCCGCGATTTCCAGATGGTGTTCCAGGATCCCTACGGATCGCTCGACCCGCGCCAGACCATCGCGCGCATCGTCGCGGAACCCTTGACTGTTCTCGAGGAGACCGATCGCAGCGAGCTCCGCGCGCGGGTTTCGGCGGTGCTGAGGCAAGTCGGCCTGCGCGACGCCGACATGGACAAGTATCCGCACGAATTCTCTGGTGGCCAGCGCCAGCGCATCGCGATCGCACGCGCCCTGATCACCCAGCCGAAGCTCATCGTGGCCGACGAGCCGGTTTCCGCCCTCGACGTCTCCGTACAGGCGCAGGTGCTCAACCTGATGCAGGATCTGCAGGAGCAGTTCGGCCTGAGCTACATCCTGATCAGCCACGACCTCGCGGTCGTCGACTATCTCTGCGACGAGGTTGCCGTGATGTATCTCGGCCGGATCGTGGAGCAGGGGCGTCCCGAAGACCTGTTCGAGCGCTGCGCCCATCCCTATACGCGGGCCCTGCTGGATGCGGTACCGCGCGCCCGCGCCGACGGACGCCGGCGGCGGCGTGGCGCCCAGGCGATCGCCTCGCAATCGGCGGCGGCGACCGGATGCCCCTATGTCGCGCGCTGTCCGCTGGCCGATCAGCATTGCCGGGACACTGCACCTCCGCTACGCAGGATCGGCGAGGCGCATCTCGCTGCCTGCCACAAGGCCGAGGCCGTGATGGCGTTGCCGCAAGCTGCCATGGAAGGTTAG
- a CDS encoding ABC transporter ATP-binding protein: MSTPATAPLIEVDNLGVRLNTSRGPAQAVRGVGFSLKRGETLGLVGESGCGKSVTALSLMGLLPESAVVSGSIRLDGRELVGLSDADYCGLRGNRISMIFQEPMTALNPMHTIGHQVAEPLRRHKNYSAAQARREAIALLNRVGLPDAAKRIDAYPHQFSGGQRQRITIAMALACEPDLLIADEPTTALDVTIQGQILDLIADLVAERGMSMILISHDLGVIAENVQRMMVMYGGTVVESGPTDEVFRRMGHPYTQGLFRARPRLGARKGTRLKTISGTVPELADLPAGCTFSDRCPLVEDRCRAALPPMIEVGPGHDVRCLRTDVSMADRVGALSA; this comes from the coding sequence ATGAGCACTCCCGCAACCGCGCCGCTGATCGAGGTCGACAATCTCGGCGTCCGCCTCAACACCAGCCGCGGCCCGGCGCAGGCCGTGCGCGGCGTCGGCTTCTCCTTGAAGCGCGGCGAGACGCTTGGGCTGGTCGGCGAATCCGGCTGCGGCAAGTCGGTCACGGCGCTGTCGCTGATGGGGCTGTTGCCGGAGAGTGCCGTGGTTAGCGGTAGTATCAGGCTCGATGGCCGCGAGCTGGTCGGTCTCTCGGATGCAGACTACTGCGGCTTGCGCGGCAACCGCATCAGCATGATCTTCCAGGAGCCGATGACCGCACTCAACCCGATGCACACGATCGGGCACCAGGTCGCCGAGCCGCTCCGGCGTCACAAGAATTATTCGGCGGCGCAGGCTCGAAGGGAAGCGATCGCCTTGCTCAACCGCGTCGGCCTTCCCGATGCGGCCAAGCGCATCGATGCCTATCCGCACCAATTCTCGGGCGGCCAGCGCCAGCGCATCACCATTGCCATGGCGCTCGCCTGCGAACCGGACCTGTTGATCGCGGACGAGCCGACCACCGCGCTCGACGTCACCATCCAGGGCCAGATCCTCGATCTGATCGCCGATCTCGTCGCGGAGCGCGGCATGTCGATGATCCTGATCTCGCACGATCTCGGCGTCATCGCCGAGAACGTGCAGCGCATGATGGTGATGTATGGCGGCACCGTGGTCGAGAGCGGACCGACCGACGAGGTGTTCAGGCGCATGGGGCATCCCTATACGCAGGGCCTGTTTCGCGCTCGCCCGCGCCTTGGTGCGCGCAAGGGGACGCGGCTGAAAACCATATCGGGCACCGTGCCGGAGCTCGCCGACCTGCCGGCGGGCTGCACGTTCTCCGATCGCTGCCCGCTGGTCGAGGACAGGTGTCGCGCGGCGCTGCCGCCGATGATCGAGGTCGGACCCGGCCATGACGTGCGCTGCCTGCGCACGGACGTCTCGATGGCCGATCGCGTCGGAGCGCTGTCCGCATGA
- a CDS encoding ABC transporter permease, with the protein MSAPLTSSLDAPVVTRPLPARTFWRRALRHRSFVVGGVLSLLVLASALLSLVWTPWSPYEIDIAAKLKPPSAAHWLGTDSFGRDIVSLLLAGARSTILVGIIAVSIGLTFGVCLGLIAAARRGWTEEIIMRFSDFTFAFPAVLSAIMLAAVVGPGMVTSIVAIGIFQIPTLTRLTRGSANAIWAREFVLAARAAGKGSFRITVEHVLPNVLSILIVQATIQFALAILAEAALSYLGLGTQPPQPSWGRMLNDAQTLLFQSPMLAVYPGAAIAIAVLGLNLLGDGLRDLLDPRLARER; encoded by the coding sequence GTGAGCGCGCCGCTGACCTCGTCGCTTGACGCGCCGGTCGTCACGCGTCCTCTCCCGGCCCGGACGTTCTGGCGCCGCGCGCTACGCCATCGCAGCTTCGTGGTCGGCGGCGTGCTCAGCCTGCTGGTTCTGGCCTCGGCCCTGTTGTCGCTGGTGTGGACGCCGTGGTCGCCCTACGAGATCGACATCGCCGCAAAACTCAAGCCGCCGTCCGCGGCGCACTGGCTCGGCACCGATTCCTTCGGCCGTGACATCGTTTCGCTGCTGCTTGCCGGTGCCCGATCGACCATTTTGGTCGGCATCATCGCGGTCAGCATCGGTCTTACCTTCGGCGTCTGCCTCGGCCTGATCGCCGCGGCGCGCCGGGGCTGGACCGAAGAGATCATCATGCGCTTTTCGGACTTCACCTTTGCCTTTCCGGCCGTGCTGTCCGCCATCATGCTCGCCGCGGTCGTGGGCCCCGGCATGGTGACGTCGATCGTCGCGATCGGCATCTTCCAGATCCCGACGCTGACCCGATTGACGCGCGGCTCGGCCAACGCGATCTGGGCGCGCGAGTTCGTGCTGGCCGCGCGCGCCGCAGGGAAGGGCAGTTTCCGCATCACCGTCGAGCACGTGCTGCCGAACGTCCTGTCGATCCTGATCGTGCAGGCGACCATCCAGTTCGCGCTCGCGATCCTCGCCGAAGCCGCCTTGTCCTATCTCGGCCTCGGCACGCAGCCGCCGCAGCCGTCCTGGGGGCGCATGCTGAACGACGCGCAGACGCTGCTGTTCCAGTCGCCGATGCTCGCAGTCTATCCTGGTGCGGCGATTGCGATCGCGGTGCTCGGTCTCAATCTTCTCGGCGACGGATTACGCGATCTGCTCGATCCCAGGCTGGCGCGGGAGCGATGA
- a CDS encoding ABC transporter permease, whose product MSVFVLRRLLTLLATLVGASLIIFLVLDALPGNAAQMLMGADASPDAVRALTVKLGLDQPLAIRYLQWIKGLLAGDLGNSYVYGTPVAGLIAERLVLTIPLAIMSMLITVVLALSAGIYTAANHNRLGDVGVMSLTQVGLALPNFWFAILLILLFSVRLQWLSAGGFAGWDDGIWPGIKSLLLPAISLAVVQAAILARVTRSAVLEVLREDFVRTARAKGLGRREVLWSHVLRNAMIPVMTVMGLQFANLLAGTIVIENVFYLPGLGRLIFQSIANRDLIVVRNCVMLLAAMVVIVNFVIDVLYAFIDPRIKVHDL is encoded by the coding sequence ATGAGCGTATTTGTCCTCCGACGTCTCTTGACCCTGCTGGCGACGCTGGTCGGCGCATCTCTCATCATTTTCCTGGTGCTGGATGCCTTGCCCGGCAACGCCGCGCAGATGCTGATGGGCGCCGATGCGTCGCCGGATGCGGTACGTGCGCTCACGGTCAAGCTCGGGCTCGACCAGCCGCTGGCCATTCGCTACCTGCAATGGATCAAGGGGCTGCTCGCGGGAGATCTCGGCAACAGCTATGTCTACGGCACTCCGGTAGCCGGCCTGATCGCGGAACGGCTGGTGCTGACCATTCCGCTCGCGATCATGTCCATGCTGATCACGGTGGTGCTCGCGCTCTCGGCCGGCATCTACACTGCCGCCAACCACAACAGGCTCGGCGACGTTGGCGTGATGTCGCTGACGCAAGTCGGCCTGGCACTCCCGAACTTCTGGTTCGCCATCCTCCTGATCCTGCTGTTCTCGGTGCGGCTGCAATGGCTGTCGGCCGGCGGCTTTGCCGGCTGGGACGACGGCATCTGGCCCGGCATCAAGTCGCTGCTGCTGCCGGCGATCTCGCTCGCAGTGGTGCAGGCCGCGATTCTGGCGCGCGTCACGCGATCGGCGGTGCTGGAGGTGTTGCGCGAGGATTTCGTCCGCACCGCGCGTGCGAAGGGGCTCGGCAGGCGCGAGGTGTTGTGGAGCCACGTGCTGCGCAACGCCATGATCCCGGTGATGACGGTGATGGGCCTGCAATTCGCCAATCTGCTCGCCGGCACGATCGTGATCGAGAATGTCTTCTATCTGCCGGGCCTCGGCCGGCTGATCTTCCAGTCGATCGCCAACCGCGACCTGATCGTGGTGCGCAACTGCGTAATGCTGCTCGCGGCCATGGTCGTCATCGTCAACTTCGTGATCGATGTGCTCTATGCCTTCATCGATCCCCGCATCAAGGTCCACGACCTGTGA
- a CDS encoding amidase encodes MSDDLCFLSATELRARIGRKEVSPVEITRAVLARAEALQPELNCFITLCGDEAMEQAREAERKVMAGEPLGLLHGLPVTVKDIVNTRGVTTTFGAVPYKDNVPAEDAVAVARLRAQGAILIGKTTTPEFGSKCLTDSPLFGRTRNAWDAGRSSGGSSGGAAVAVASGIAPLAIATDGGGSTRIPAACNGVVGIKQSNGVIPHSQVQDAFGNQTYVTPTTRTVADTALMMQAMAGEDASDPWSIGVPVPDFIGTAVPRGDLRGQKIMFCQSPPGRPVSADVAASFKASLDRLASLGAELEEFSGEGFDIEPIWRAINHTVWRTRFSKLVAEHGGVLSDTFVKQVALATNVSGVDYQEAMFARTALFRRVQSLLARGHLLAMPTITRTALPIDQDLFGTIEIDGRQFDSVRPHWFPWTMLFNMTGHPAVSLPCGFGRDGLPIGLQLVGRFRADAELLRASALFEASHDFLSRWPG; translated from the coding sequence ATGAGCGATGATCTCTGTTTCCTGTCTGCCACCGAACTTCGCGCCCGTATCGGCCGCAAGGAGGTCTCGCCTGTCGAGATCACCCGCGCGGTGCTTGCGCGCGCCGAGGCGCTGCAGCCCGAGCTGAACTGCTTCATCACGCTCTGTGGCGATGAAGCGATGGAGCAGGCGCGCGAGGCGGAGCGCAAGGTGATGGCGGGCGAGCCGCTCGGCCTGCTGCATGGCCTTCCCGTCACCGTCAAGGACATCGTCAACACCAGGGGCGTGACGACCACCTTCGGGGCCGTGCCCTACAAGGACAACGTGCCCGCCGAGGACGCCGTGGCGGTTGCGCGGCTGCGCGCGCAAGGCGCGATCCTGATCGGCAAGACCACGACGCCGGAATTCGGCAGCAAGTGCCTGACCGACTCGCCGCTGTTCGGCCGCACCCGCAATGCGTGGGATGCGGGCCGTTCCTCCGGCGGCTCCAGCGGCGGCGCAGCGGTTGCCGTCGCCAGCGGCATCGCGCCGCTCGCGATTGCGACCGACGGCGGCGGCTCGACGCGGATACCCGCCGCCTGCAACGGCGTGGTCGGGATCAAGCAGAGCAATGGCGTCATTCCGCACAGCCAGGTGCAGGATGCTTTCGGCAACCAGACCTATGTCACGCCGACCACGCGCACCGTCGCCGACACCGCCCTGATGATGCAGGCGATGGCGGGCGAGGACGCCTCCGATCCCTGGTCGATCGGCGTTCCCGTCCCCGATTTCATCGGCACGGCTGTGCCGCGCGGCGATCTGCGCGGGCAGAAGATCATGTTCTGTCAGTCGCCGCCCGGACGTCCCGTATCCGCCGACGTTGCCGCCAGTTTCAAGGCGAGCCTCGACCGGCTCGCCAGCTTGGGTGCCGAGCTCGAGGAGTTTTCCGGCGAGGGGTTCGACATCGAGCCGATCTGGCGCGCCATCAACCACACGGTCTGGCGCACGCGTTTTTCGAAGCTGGTCGCCGAGCATGGCGGCGTCCTGAGCGATACCTTCGTCAAGCAGGTCGCTCTTGCGACCAATGTCAGCGGCGTCGACTACCAGGAGGCGATGTTCGCGCGCACCGCGCTGTTCCGCCGGGTGCAATCCCTGCTTGCGCGCGGACATCTCCTGGCGATGCCGACCATCACCCGCACGGCGCTGCCGATCGACCAGGACCTGTTCGGCACCATCGAGATCGACGGTCGGCAGTTCGACAGCGTCCGGCCGCACTGGTTCCCCTGGACCATGCTGTTCAACATGACCGGGCACCCCGCGGTGAGCCTGCCCTGCGGCTTCGGCCGCGACGGCCTGCCGATTGGACTGCAGCTCGTCGGCCGCTTCCGGGCCGATGCCGAATTGTTGCGCGCGAGCGCGTTGTTCGAGGCCTCGCACGACTTCCTGTCCCGCTGGCCCGGGTGA
- a CDS encoding carbohydrate kinase, translating into MLIACGDALIDFVPTRNAEGREAVMPAVGGSCLNVAIGMARLGAPTGFVGGISTDLFGQMIADHATASNVELGLATRSDHQTTLAFVRIVAGESHYAFYDAETATRNWTYRRGTIPFETVEAVHIGSTTLVNDKGAAETKALIADALTTSTISFDPNCRPNLVKDKPAYLARMAEFAGNADLIKMSDVDFNYLFDDEPYPQRANALLGQGTSLVVITRGNNGAVAWHARAGQIEVAAPKVEVVDTIGAGDSFQAALLFGLHRQERLARQELRDIGADELRRALSFAANCAALTCSRPGADPPWSREITWSW; encoded by the coding sequence ATGCTGATTGCCTGCGGCGATGCGCTGATCGATTTCGTGCCCACGCGCAATGCCGAGGGCCGCGAGGCGGTGATGCCGGCCGTCGGCGGCTCCTGCCTCAACGTCGCGATTGGCATGGCGCGGCTGGGCGCGCCGACCGGCTTCGTCGGCGGCATTTCGACCGACCTGTTCGGGCAGATGATCGCCGATCACGCGACGGCCTCGAACGTCGAACTCGGTCTTGCAACGCGCAGCGATCACCAGACCACGCTCGCCTTCGTCCGCATCGTTGCGGGCGAGTCGCACTATGCCTTCTATGATGCCGAAACCGCGACACGGAACTGGACCTACCGGCGCGGCACCATTCCGTTCGAGACGGTCGAGGCCGTCCATATCGGCTCGACCACGCTGGTCAACGATAAAGGCGCGGCCGAGACGAAAGCGCTGATCGCGGATGCGCTGACGACATCGACGATCTCCTTTGACCCGAACTGCCGGCCCAATCTGGTCAAGGACAAGCCGGCCTACCTCGCACGCATGGCCGAGTTCGCCGGCAACGCCGATCTCATCAAGATGTCCGACGTCGATTTCAACTATCTCTTCGACGATGAGCCTTATCCGCAGCGGGCGAACGCGCTGCTCGGGCAAGGCACGAGCCTCGTCGTCATCACCCGCGGCAACAATGGCGCCGTGGCGTGGCATGCGCGAGCAGGGCAGATCGAAGTCGCAGCGCCAAAGGTCGAGGTCGTCGACACCATCGGCGCCGGCGATAGTTTTCAGGCGGCGCTGCTGTTTGGCCTGCACCGGCAGGAGCGGCTTGCTCGGCAGGAGCTGAGGGATATCGGCGCCGACGAACTCCGCCGCGCGCTGTCCTTTGCCGCCAATTGCGCCGCTCTCACCTGCAGCCGTCCGGGCGCCGATCCGCCGTGGAGCCGCGAAATCACGTGGAGCTGGTAG
- a CDS encoding FGGY-family carbohydrate kinase, which produces MPQAYIGVDVGTTSTRAGVFDAAGTLLATARHPIRIWHEAGDIVEQSSSDIWDACAKSVRAAIAEAGIAPDSVGGIGFDATCSLVVLDPQGEPLTVSASGDPQRNVIVWMDHRATTEARLINETEDAVLRYVGGSISPEMEMPKLLWLKRHLRASFDAAGHFLDLADYLSWRATGSLQRSTCTVTCKWNYLAHDGGGWSAPFFQRIGLSDFVAEKYARIGTEIVAPGTRLDAGLTRAAAADLGLSPGTPVGASLIDAHAGGIGAIGGRDGSGGTADVCDRLAYIMGTSACIMATTKDPCFVPGVWGPYYSGMVPDFWLNEGGQSAAGAAIDHLLKSHPGHAEVSAAARREGLDIIEFLERRIIARAGDASRAALLARDVHVLPEFIGNRSPYADPDTRAVIAGLDLDTDIGSMERLFVAGLCGLAYGLAEVIEAFAAHGVHSSIMIMGGGASRSPLVRQIMADTTGLTVALPQTKEPVLLGAAMLGAVAGGAYASIGETMAKMSALGRLSEPTAPDMAAFHGRKRDVYKLLREVDRGSRAAMRGVTLARG; this is translated from the coding sequence ATGCCGCAGGCGTATATTGGCGTCGACGTAGGGACCACGAGCACGCGGGCAGGGGTCTTTGACGCGGCCGGCACTCTCCTTGCGACCGCGCGGCATCCGATCCGGATCTGGCATGAGGCCGGCGACATCGTCGAACAGTCCTCGTCCGATATCTGGGACGCCTGCGCCAAATCCGTCCGGGCGGCGATCGCGGAAGCCGGTATTGCGCCCGACAGCGTCGGCGGCATCGGCTTCGACGCCACCTGCTCGCTGGTGGTGCTCGATCCCCAGGGTGAACCGCTCACCGTCAGCGCCTCCGGCGATCCGCAACGCAACGTCATCGTCTGGATGGACCATCGCGCCACGACCGAGGCGCGGCTGATCAACGAAACCGAGGACGCGGTGCTGCGCTATGTCGGCGGCTCGATCTCGCCCGAGATGGAGATGCCGAAGCTCCTGTGGCTGAAGCGGCACCTGCGCGCGAGTTTCGACGCCGCCGGCCATTTCCTCGATCTGGCGGACTATTTGAGTTGGCGAGCGACCGGCTCGCTGCAACGCTCGACCTGCACGGTCACCTGCAAGTGGAACTATCTGGCGCATGATGGCGGCGGCTGGAGCGCGCCGTTCTTCCAGCGCATCGGCCTGTCGGACTTCGTCGCGGAGAAATATGCCCGCATCGGCACCGAGATCGTCGCGCCCGGCACCCGGCTCGACGCCGGTCTCACCCGCGCGGCTGCCGCTGACCTCGGCCTGTCACCCGGCACGCCGGTTGGTGCTTCGCTGATCGATGCGCATGCCGGCGGCATCGGCGCGATCGGTGGCCGCGACGGCTCGGGCGGAACGGCGGATGTCTGCGATCGCCTGGCCTATATCATGGGAACGTCGGCCTGCATCATGGCGACGACCAAGGACCCATGCTTTGTGCCCGGCGTATGGGGGCCTTACTATTCCGGCATGGTGCCGGACTTCTGGCTCAACGAGGGCGGGCAGTCGGCCGCGGGCGCTGCGATCGACCATCTTCTCAAGTCACATCCCGGCCACGCCGAGGTGAGCGCGGCGGCGCGCAGGGAGGGCCTCGATATCATCGAGTTCCTCGAACGCCGCATCATCGCGCGCGCAGGCGATGCCAGCCGGGCAGCGCTGCTCGCCCGCGACGTCCATGTCCTGCCCGAATTCATCGGCAACCGCTCGCCTTACGCCGACCCCGATACGCGCGCGGTGATCGCGGGCCTCGATCTCGATACCGATATTGGCTCGATGGAGCGGCTGTTCGTCGCCGGCCTCTGCGGGCTCGCCTATGGGCTCGCCGAGGTGATCGAGGCCTTTGCCGCGCATGGCGTGCACTCCAGCATCATGATCATGGGGGGCGGCGCGAGCCGGAGCCCCTTGGTGCGCCAGATCATGGCCGATACCACCGGTCTCACCGTGGCGCTGCCGCAGACGAAGGAGCCCGTGTTGCTCGGCGCCGCGATGCTTGGGGCGGTGGCCGGTGGCGCTTATGCGTCCATCGGCGAGACCATGGCAAAAATGTCGGCACTGGGCCGTCTCAGCGAGCCGACCGCGCCTGACATGGCCGCGTTTCATGGCCGCAAGCGGGACGTCTACAAGCTGCTGCGCGAGGTCGATCGCGGCAGTCGCGCGGCAATGCGCGGGGTTACATTGGCCCGAGGTTGA
- a CDS encoding SDR family oxidoreductase: MYLEKFKLNGKTAFITGGGQGIGLACAEALAEAGAKVIIGDRDSKVADSAKASLKAKGFDTETAIMDVTDTKRVAEVASDLVARHGKVDILVNNAGIARSETPAETVTDEHWLNVIDVNLNGTFWCCREFGKHMLKAKSGAIVNVGSMSGFIVNKPQEQCFYNASKAGVHHLTKSLAAEWGARGIRVNAVAPTYIETPLNAFVKSNPKMYDAWIGGTPMARMGQVEEIASVVLFLSSEAASLMTGSIVLVDGGYTCW; the protein is encoded by the coding sequence ATGTACCTGGAAAAATTCAAGCTGAACGGCAAGACCGCGTTCATCACGGGCGGCGGGCAGGGCATTGGCCTCGCCTGCGCCGAAGCGCTGGCGGAAGCCGGCGCCAAGGTCATTATCGGCGACCGGGACAGCAAGGTTGCCGACAGCGCGAAGGCCAGCCTGAAGGCGAAGGGCTTCGACACCGAGACCGCGATCATGGACGTCACCGACACCAAACGCGTGGCGGAGGTTGCCAGCGACCTCGTCGCCCGCCACGGCAAGGTCGACATCCTCGTCAATAATGCCGGCATTGCCCGCAGCGAGACGCCGGCCGAGACCGTGACCGATGAGCACTGGCTCAACGTCATCGACGTCAATCTCAACGGCACCTTCTGGTGCTGCCGAGAGTTCGGCAAGCACATGCTGAAGGCGAAGAGCGGCGCCATCGTCAATGTCGGCTCGATGTCCGGCTTCATCGTCAACAAGCCGCAGGAGCAGTGCTTCTACAATGCCTCCAAGGCCGGGGTACATCATCTGACCAAGTCGCTGGCCGCCGAGTGGGGCGCGCGCGGCATCCGCGTCAATGCGGTCGCACCGACCTATATCGAGACGCCGCTCAACGCCTTCGTGAAGAGCAATCCGAAGATGTACGACGCCTGGATCGGCGGAACCCCGATGGCGCGTATGGGGCAGGTGGAAGAGATTGCCTCCGTCGTGCTGTTCCTCTCTTCAGAGGCCGCAAGCCTGATGACCGGCAGCATCGTGCTGGTAGATGGCGGCTACACTTGCTGGTAG
- a CDS encoding ABC transporter ATP-binding protein, whose product MGQITLQGVQKSFGPVHIIKGADLDIADGSFVVFVGPSGCGKTTLLRLIAGLEDVSGGKILIDGKNVVDTPPAKRGLSMVFQSYALYPHMSVRGNIGFGLKMAGLAKDEINRKVETAAATLNLTPYLDRKPRELSGGQRQRVAIGRAIVREPKAFLFDEPLSNLDAALRVQMRIEVTRLQKQLGTTAIYVTHDQVEAMTMADKIVVLNGGKIEQYGSPLELYEKPANLFVAGFIGSPKMNFVTGEPALQKGAATIGVRPEHLKIERDGAGGWPGTIAVAEHLGSDTFLYVDAGPLGMLTARYIGELSLSAGDRVSLVPDSARIHRFDDGGNATRS is encoded by the coding sequence ATGGGTCAGATTACACTTCAGGGCGTACAGAAATCCTTCGGCCCCGTGCACATCATCAAGGGCGCCGATCTCGACATCGCCGACGGTTCCTTCGTGGTGTTCGTCGGGCCGTCCGGCTGCGGCAAGACCACGCTGTTGCGGCTGATCGCCGGGCTCGAGGACGTCAGCGGCGGCAAGATCCTGATCGACGGCAAGAACGTCGTCGACACGCCGCCCGCCAAGCGCGGGCTGTCGATGGTGTTCCAGTCCTACGCGCTCTATCCGCATATGAGCGTGCGCGGCAATATCGGCTTCGGGTTGAAGATGGCGGGCCTAGCCAAGGACGAGATCAATCGCAAGGTCGAGACGGCCGCCGCGACGCTGAATCTCACGCCCTATCTCGACCGCAAGCCGCGTGAGCTTTCCGGTGGCCAGCGTCAGCGCGTCGCGATCGGCCGCGCCATCGTGCGCGAGCCGAAGGCGTTTTTGTTCGACGAGCCGCTGTCCAATCTGGACGCTGCGCTACGCGTGCAGATGCGGATCGAGGTGACGCGGCTCCAGAAGCAGCTCGGCACCACCGCGATCTACGTCACCCATGACCAGGTCGAGGCCATGACCATGGCCGACAAGATCGTCGTGCTCAACGGCGGCAAGATCGAGCAATACGGCTCGCCGCTCGAGCTCTATGAAAAGCCCGCCAATCTGTTCGTCGCGGGTTTCATCGGCTCGCCGAAGATGAACTTCGTCACCGGCGAGCCCGCCTTGCAGAAGGGGGCCGCCACCATCGGCGTGCGGCCGGAGCATCTGAAGATCGAGCGCGATGGCGCCGGCGGCTGGCCGGGCACGATCGCGGTTGCCGAGCATCTCGGCAGCGACACCTTCCTCTATGTCGACGCCGGTCCGCTCGGCATGCTGACGGCGCGCTACATTGGCGAGCTCAGCCTGAGCGCTGGGGATCGCGTGTCGCTGGTGCCGGATTCCGCGCGCATCCACCGCTTCGACGACGGCGGCAACGCGACCCGGTCCTGA
- a CDS encoding carbohydrate ABC transporter permease, with product MARMATNRRVAISTIAAWLCGFLIFFPILWMALASFKTELEAFAVPPSFLFFHWTTENYATVQERSDYLHHALNSIIIAGGSTLIALLIAIPAAWSMAFSPTKRTKDVLLWMLSTKMMPPVGVLVPIYLIYKTVGLLDSRIGLVFILCLGNLPIVIWMLFTYFKEIPRDILEAARMDGATIGRELVYVLTPMAIPGLASTLLLNLILAWNEAFWTLNLSTSSAAPLTVFIASYSSPEGLFWAKLSAASTLAIAPILVLGWFSQKQLVRGLTFGAVK from the coding sequence ATGGCACGGATGGCGACGAACCGGCGGGTGGCAATATCGACGATCGCTGCATGGCTGTGCGGCTTCCTGATCTTCTTCCCGATCCTGTGGATGGCGCTGGCGAGCTTCAAGACCGAGCTCGAGGCCTTTGCCGTGCCGCCATCCTTCCTGTTCTTCCACTGGACAACGGAAAACTACGCGACCGTGCAGGAGCGCAGCGACTATCTGCACCATGCGCTGAACTCGATCATCATCGCCGGCGGCTCGACGCTGATCGCGCTGCTGATCGCAATCCCGGCGGCCTGGTCGATGGCGTTCTCGCCGACCAAGCGCACCAAGGACGTCCTGCTCTGGATGCTCTCGACCAAGATGATGCCGCCGGTCGGCGTGCTGGTGCCGATCTACCTGATCTACAAGACCGTCGGCCTGCTCGATTCCCGCATCGGCCTCGTCTTCATCCTGTGCCTCGGCAATCTGCCGATCGTGATCTGGATGCTCTTCACCTATTTCAAGGAGATCCCGCGCGACATCCTGGAAGCCGCGCGCATGGACGGCGCCACCATCGGCCGTGAGCTCGTCTACGTGCTGACCCCGATGGCAATCCCGGGCCTCGCCTCGACGCTGCTGCTCAATCTGATCCTGGCCTGGAACGAGGCGTTCTGGACGCTCAATTTGTCGACCTCGAGCGCCGCGCCGCTCACCGTTTTCATCGCCTCCTATTCGAGTCCGGAAGGGCTGTTCTGGGCCAAGCTCTCGGCGGCCTCGACGCTGGCGATCGCGCCCATTCTCGTCCTCGGTTGGTTCAGCCAGAAGCAGCTCGTGCGCGGGCTCACCTTTGGCGCTGTGAAGTAG